The following coding sequences lie in one Kribbella sp. NBC_00709 genomic window:
- a CDS encoding ricin-type beta-trefoil lectin domain protein: protein MRSTARSLAAVLLSLLALGSALSLPAAAGPPRTNDFRGVNWADPRDNYAHDEVVPSGLSTADDYWTTYRKATGIVGEFRKELKANTIRLPINPSSVGTAWWNSYRAAIDASVAGGFKVILSYWEADNAKDGRVDDPAQYAAMWDTVVTAYGRNPHVYFEPMNEPFGYSLTEWVSLTSAWIARHRDVPRARIVISGTGYNDNVTGVGAAPELKGTLLSLHFYGFWASDTTEAAWLANLRPRIGSYGWRTVIDEAGSPMTIGLNYGNHEGNVYTAYLGALTQVAREQRMGIVYWPGLRTGDSYSMTTQVGPADLEVNSQSGRDQLWWGWGLLKREPTNTLPPAPPGEPLRGVASGRCVDVPGFSTSPGTALDLWDCNNGGNQSWNQTATGRLTVYADKCLTAGASAATIESCTGAADQAWQLNPDQTVSSATGCLTAAGTGNGAAVIVAPCNGSDDQKWTRS, encoded by the coding sequence GTGAGATCAACCGCCCGCAGTCTCGCCGCCGTCCTGCTGTCCCTGCTCGCGCTCGGTTCCGCGCTGTCGCTGCCCGCTGCGGCGGGTCCACCGCGGACCAACGACTTCCGCGGCGTGAACTGGGCCGATCCCCGCGACAACTACGCCCACGACGAGGTGGTCCCGTCCGGTCTGAGTACGGCGGACGACTACTGGACGACGTACCGCAAGGCGACCGGCATCGTCGGTGAGTTCCGCAAGGAGCTGAAGGCGAACACGATCCGGCTGCCGATCAACCCGTCGAGCGTCGGGACGGCCTGGTGGAACTCCTACCGCGCGGCGATCGACGCGTCGGTGGCGGGCGGATTCAAGGTCATCCTCAGCTATTGGGAGGCCGACAACGCCAAGGACGGTCGGGTCGACGACCCGGCGCAGTACGCCGCGATGTGGGACACCGTCGTGACGGCGTACGGGCGGAACCCGCACGTGTACTTCGAGCCGATGAACGAACCGTTCGGGTATTCGCTGACCGAGTGGGTCTCGCTGACGTCGGCCTGGATCGCCCGGCACCGCGACGTACCGCGGGCACGGATCGTGATCTCGGGGACCGGGTACAACGACAACGTGACCGGGGTCGGCGCGGCGCCGGAGCTGAAGGGGACGTTGCTCTCGCTGCACTTCTACGGCTTCTGGGCATCCGACACCACGGAGGCCGCCTGGCTGGCGAACCTGCGGCCGCGGATCGGTTCCTACGGCTGGCGCACCGTCATCGACGAGGCCGGCTCGCCGATGACGATCGGCCTGAACTACGGCAATCACGAGGGCAACGTGTACACGGCGTACCTCGGCGCGCTGACGCAGGTCGCGCGGGAGCAACGGATGGGGATCGTCTACTGGCCGGGTCTGCGGACCGGCGACTCGTACTCGATGACCACGCAGGTCGGACCGGCGGACCTCGAGGTGAACAGTCAGAGCGGCCGGGACCAGCTGTGGTGGGGCTGGGGCCTGCTCAAGCGCGAGCCCACCAACACGCTGCCGCCCGCACCGCCGGGTGAGCCGTTGCGTGGTGTCGCGAGCGGCCGGTGCGTCGACGTACCTGGCTTCTCGACCAGCCCTGGTACGGCGCTCGATCTGTGGGACTGCAACAACGGCGGCAACCAGTCGTGGAACCAGACCGCCACCGGCCGACTCACCGTGTACGCCGACAAGTGCCTGACCGCCGGCGCCTCGGCGGCCACCATCGAGAGCTGCACGGGCGCCGCCGATCAGGCCTGGCAGCTCAACCCCGACCAGACGGTCAGCTCGGCCACCGGCTGCCTCACCGCCGCCGGAACGGGCAACGGCGCCGCCGTTATCGTTGCCCCATGCAACGGATCCGACGACCAGAAATGGACCCGTTCCTAG
- a CDS encoding DNA glycosylase AlkZ-like family protein: MTLHQLSKRDARRLAVRAQLLTSERPADLFEVVRGLNVLQLDQTAYVAPNADLVMWSRLGSAYDAAELADALATQELLDLRGFVRLPETLALFRAQMAAWPADGEPLDWQRYRDDWVKANEGCRLDILERLRQDGPLVMRELPDSCVRPWKSSGWTNNRNVSQLLEFMIQRGEVAIAGRDGRDRLWDLASRVYPDDPVVPLAKAARIRDEQRLRSMGILRAKGPACPGEPLDAGQAGERVVVDGVRGEWRVDPDLLGLPFAGRTAILSPLDRLVYDRKRLAEIFEFDYQLEMYKPVAKRKWGYFALPILHNDRLVGKLDAMSDRKAGIFRVDAIHEDAPFSKTLAAAVHREIRDLAKWLRLELVLKS; the protein is encoded by the coding sequence GTGACCCTTCATCAGTTGTCGAAGCGAGATGCCAGGCGGCTGGCCGTGCGGGCGCAGCTGCTGACGAGCGAGCGGCCGGCCGATCTGTTCGAGGTCGTGCGCGGGCTGAACGTGCTCCAGCTCGACCAGACGGCGTACGTCGCGCCGAACGCGGACCTGGTGATGTGGAGCCGGCTGGGTTCGGCGTACGACGCTGCCGAGCTGGCGGACGCGCTGGCGACCCAGGAGCTGCTGGACCTGCGCGGATTCGTCCGCCTGCCGGAGACGCTGGCGCTGTTCCGGGCCCAGATGGCGGCGTGGCCCGCGGACGGCGAGCCGCTGGACTGGCAGCGGTACCGCGACGACTGGGTGAAGGCGAACGAGGGATGCCGGCTCGACATCCTCGAGCGGCTGCGCCAGGACGGTCCGCTGGTGATGCGCGAGCTGCCGGACAGTTGCGTGCGGCCGTGGAAGTCGAGCGGCTGGACCAACAACCGGAACGTGTCGCAGCTGCTCGAGTTCATGATCCAGCGTGGCGAGGTCGCGATCGCCGGCCGCGACGGACGGGACCGGCTCTGGGATCTGGCCTCCCGGGTGTACCCCGACGACCCGGTCGTGCCGTTGGCGAAGGCCGCGCGGATCCGGGACGAGCAGCGGCTGCGGTCGATGGGGATCCTGCGGGCCAAGGGTCCCGCCTGCCCGGGCGAGCCGCTCGACGCCGGCCAGGCGGGGGAGCGGGTCGTGGTCGACGGCGTCCGCGGCGAGTGGCGGGTCGACCCGGACCTGCTCGGTCTGCCGTTCGCGGGGCGCACCGCGATCCTTTCGCCGCTCGACCGCCTGGTGTACGACCGGAAGCGGCTCGCCGAGATCTTCGAGTTCGACTACCAGCTGGAGATGTACAAACCGGTCGCGAAACGCAAGTGGGGGTACTTCGCGTTGCCGATCCTGCACAACGACCGCCTGGTCGGGAAGCTCGACGCGATGTCGGACCGCAAGGCCGGGATCTTCCGCGTCGACGCGATCCACGAGGACGCGCCGTTCTCGAAGACGCTGGCCGCGGCCGTCCACCGTGAGATCCGCGACCTGGCCAAGTGGCTTCGGCTGGAACTCGTGCTGAAGTCTTGA
- a CDS encoding GlsB/YeaQ/YmgE family stress response membrane protein, whose translation MIGFIIAGLVIGALARLFTPGKQKLGLLATLLLGLAGSVIGGTIAGILGTGSIFELNVFGFIIAVISSVLLVGTAESLSARRKNSSISR comes from the coding sequence ATGATCGGCTTCATCATCGCCGGACTCGTCATCGGAGCGTTGGCCCGGCTCTTCACGCCCGGCAAGCAGAAGCTCGGCCTGCTCGCCACGTTGCTGCTCGGCCTGGCCGGCTCGGTGATCGGCGGCACGATCGCCGGCATCCTCGGCACCGGCAGCATCTTCGAGCTGAACGTGTTCGGCTTCATCATCGCGGTGATCTCGTCGGTGCTGCTGGTCGGCACGGCCGAGTCGCTGTCCGCCCGCCGCAAGAACTCGTCGATCAGCCGGTAA
- a CDS encoding glycoside hydrolase family 65 protein yields MIDRGHHPIEPWRLRETRLALDKLAQSESLFAQSNGHIGLRGNLDEGEPYAIPGTYLNSFYEQRPLPYAEAGYGYPESGQTLVDVTNGKLIRLMVDDSPFDIRYGYLTKHERSLDFRTGVLERDVDWTSPSGKRIKVRSRRLVSLTQRAVAAIEYVVEPVDQPARFVIQSELVANEAQPKLSDDPRVAAVLDNPLKPVSHDGGEHGVVLIHRTTRSQQLMAAAMSHEVDTTVRYAMDQDVREDWARTTVIAHLQPGESLRVVKYLAYGWSSLRSETAIRDQVAAALASARFSGWDGLAKQQVDFLDDFWDGADVEVEGHPELQQAVRFALFHVLQAGARAERRAIPSKGLTGAGYDGHTFWDTEGFVLPVLTYTMPDAAADALRWRHSTLKLAKERAEVLGFQGAAFPWRTIRGQECSGYWPAGTAAFHINADIAEAVMRYYRATSDEGFLEEVGLELLVETARLWMSLGHHDRDGRWHLPGVTGPDEYSAVADDNVFTNLMAARNLRFAAEVAAKLPTTARELGVDAEEEAGWRDAAAAVYVPYDAELGVHPQSEGFTGYAVWDFEGYKDKYPLLLHAPYFQLYRTQVVKQADLILATFWCGDAFTDEEKARNFDYYERLTVRDSSLSACVQAVVAAEVGHLDLAYDYAYEAALIDMRNLHHNTGDGLHMASLGGAWSALVCGFGGLRDRDGRLSFDPALPIGLGGLSFTVRWRGVRLKVEIDPVAVKYTVHNGPDSAITLLHAGEEITVRADQPVVRTLEKRRPLLPRPPQPPGREPRPAMAVNEDG; encoded by the coding sequence ATGATCGACCGAGGCCATCACCCGATCGAGCCGTGGCGGTTGCGGGAGACCCGGCTGGCGCTCGACAAGCTGGCGCAGTCGGAGTCACTGTTCGCCCAGTCGAACGGCCACATCGGCCTGCGCGGCAACCTCGACGAAGGCGAGCCGTACGCGATCCCCGGCACCTATCTGAACTCCTTCTACGAGCAGCGCCCGCTGCCGTACGCCGAAGCCGGTTACGGCTACCCGGAGTCCGGCCAGACACTCGTCGACGTGACGAACGGCAAGCTGATCCGGCTGATGGTCGACGATTCGCCGTTCGACATCCGGTACGGCTACCTGACCAAGCACGAGCGGTCGCTGGACTTCCGGACCGGCGTCCTCGAGCGGGACGTGGACTGGACCTCGCCGAGCGGCAAGCGGATCAAGGTCCGCAGCCGGCGGCTGGTGTCGCTCACCCAACGCGCGGTCGCCGCAATCGAGTACGTCGTGGAGCCCGTCGACCAGCCCGCCCGCTTCGTGATCCAATCCGAGCTGGTTGCCAACGAGGCGCAGCCGAAGCTGTCCGACGATCCGCGCGTGGCCGCGGTGCTGGACAACCCGCTGAAGCCGGTCAGCCACGATGGCGGTGAGCACGGCGTCGTACTGATCCACCGGACCACGCGCAGCCAGCAGTTGATGGCCGCGGCGATGTCGCACGAAGTCGACACGACGGTCCGGTACGCGATGGACCAGGACGTGCGTGAGGACTGGGCACGGACCACGGTGATCGCCCACCTGCAGCCGGGCGAGAGTCTGCGCGTCGTGAAGTACCTGGCGTACGGCTGGTCCAGTCTGCGTTCGGAGACGGCGATCCGGGACCAGGTCGCGGCCGCACTCGCGAGTGCGCGGTTCTCCGGGTGGGACGGGCTGGCCAAGCAGCAGGTCGATTTCCTGGACGACTTCTGGGACGGCGCCGACGTCGAGGTGGAGGGGCATCCGGAGCTGCAGCAGGCGGTCCGGTTCGCGCTGTTCCACGTACTGCAGGCCGGTGCGCGCGCGGAGCGCCGGGCGATCCCGTCGAAGGGGCTGACCGGCGCCGGGTACGACGGGCACACCTTCTGGGACACCGAAGGGTTCGTCCTGCCGGTGCTGACCTACACGATGCCCGACGCGGCCGCCGATGCGCTGCGCTGGCGGCACTCGACGCTCAAGCTGGCGAAGGAACGCGCCGAAGTGCTGGGCTTCCAGGGCGCGGCGTTCCCGTGGCGGACGATCCGCGGCCAGGAGTGCTCCGGCTACTGGCCCGCGGGTACGGCGGCGTTCCACATCAACGCCGACATCGCCGAGGCCGTGATGCGGTACTACCGCGCCACCTCCGACGAGGGCTTCCTCGAAGAGGTCGGACTCGAGCTGCTGGTAGAGACGGCCCGGCTGTGGATGTCACTGGGTCACCACGACCGCGACGGCCGCTGGCATCTGCCCGGCGTGACCGGTCCGGACGAGTACAGCGCCGTTGCCGACGACAACGTTTTCACCAACCTGATGGCGGCCCGCAATCTGCGGTTCGCCGCGGAGGTGGCGGCCAAGCTGCCGACGACGGCCCGGGAGCTGGGCGTCGACGCCGAGGAGGAGGCCGGCTGGCGGGACGCGGCAGCCGCTGTGTACGTGCCGTACGACGCGGAGCTCGGCGTACACCCGCAGTCCGAAGGCTTCACCGGGTACGCCGTGTGGGACTTCGAGGGCTACAAGGACAAGTACCCGCTGCTGCTGCACGCGCCGTACTTCCAGCTGTACCGCACGCAGGTGGTCAAGCAGGCCGACCTGATCCTGGCGACCTTCTGGTGTGGTGACGCGTTCACCGACGAGGAGAAGGCGCGCAACTTCGACTACTACGAGCGCCTGACCGTGCGGGACTCGTCGCTGTCCGCCTGCGTGCAGGCGGTGGTGGCCGCAGAGGTCGGGCATCTGGACCTGGCGTACGACTATGCGTACGAGGCCGCGCTGATCGACATGCGCAACCTTCACCACAACACCGGCGACGGTCTGCACATGGCGTCGCTGGGTGGCGCCTGGAGCGCGCTGGTCTGCGGCTTCGGTGGGTTGCGGGACCGTGACGGCCGCCTGTCGTTCGATCCGGCGTTGCCGATCGGGCTGGGCGGGCTGAGCTTCACGGTCCGGTGGCGCGGGGTCCGATTGAAGGTGGAGATCGATCCGGTGGCGGTGAAGTACACGGTGCACAACGGCCCGGACTCCGCGATCACCTTGCTGCACGCCGGCGAGGAGATCACCGTCCGGGCAGACCAGCCGGTGGTCCGGACGCTGGAGAAGCGCCGGCCGTTGCTGCCCCGGCCGCCGCAACCGCCGGGCCGCGAGCCGCGGCCGGCGATGGCGGTCAACGAGGACGGCTGA
- a CDS encoding beta-phosphoglucomutase family hydrolase, whose protein sequence is MLGLPAGIRVCLFDLDGVLTDTAAVHAAAWKEMFDLFLRDYAEQHGTAFKPFDARAEYDAYVDGKPRADGVRDFLTARGITLPDGSADDPPSALTVNGLGNRKNEAVQRLIRTKGVRVFEGSRRYLQAAEQAGLRRAVVSSSANTREVLAVTGLAQYIEEIVDGVTIRTDGLKGKPAPDTFLAAAKGFGVDPAGAAVFEDALAGVAAGRSGHFGTVIGVDRVGQAAELKAHGADVVVSDLADLLTDLGEGE, encoded by the coding sequence ATGCTGGGACTACCCGCGGGAATCCGGGTCTGCTTGTTCGACCTGGACGGTGTGCTCACCGATACCGCTGCCGTCCACGCCGCCGCGTGGAAAGAGATGTTCGACCTGTTCCTCCGCGACTATGCGGAGCAGCACGGGACAGCGTTCAAGCCGTTCGACGCACGCGCGGAGTACGACGCGTACGTCGACGGCAAGCCGCGGGCCGACGGAGTCCGGGACTTCCTCACCGCGCGCGGCATCACGTTGCCTGACGGGTCAGCCGACGATCCGCCGTCCGCGCTGACGGTCAACGGTCTGGGCAACCGGAAGAACGAGGCCGTGCAGCGGCTGATCCGGACCAAGGGCGTGCGGGTCTTCGAGGGCTCGCGGCGCTACCTCCAGGCCGCCGAGCAGGCCGGGCTCCGCCGGGCCGTGGTGTCGTCGAGTGCGAACACCCGCGAGGTGCTTGCGGTCACCGGACTCGCGCAGTACATCGAGGAGATCGTCGACGGTGTGACGATCCGGACCGACGGACTCAAAGGGAAACCGGCGCCGGACACGTTCCTGGCCGCAGCCAAAGGCTTCGGCGTCGACCCGGCCGGGGCGGCGGTGTTCGAGGACGCGCTGGCCGGCGTGGCGGCCGGCCGGTCGGGCCACTTCGGGACTGTGATCGGAGTGGACCGCGTCGGTCAGGCCGCCGAGCTGAAGGCGCACGGCGCCGACGTCGTGGTCAGCGACCTGGCAGACCTGCTGACCGATCTCGGGGAGGGCGAATGA
- a CDS encoding sigma-70 family RNA polymerase sigma factor: MTTLEEAAFAGDETAFAALAGQYRRELHVHCYRMLGSYDEAEDAVQETLLRAWRARDAYDGRTYFRAWLYKIATNICLDVVRRPTARDLVWLQPYPDRLLDEIAPQANQPDAVAVDRETIELTFLIALQALPARQRAALIARDVLGWSAAETAGMLETSVAAANSALQRARVTMQQRLPVRRTDWSAPQPTAQEREVLARFIDAHQRCDAAAAIAIAAEDLRISMPPDRLSFDGLTACLPLFERGLGPNRDGEWRLVPTSANRLPAAASYLLRPGDTVWRAFKLDVLRVHDGKIAEIMTFGYSRFPAFGLPDRLTP; encoded by the coding sequence GTGACAACACTGGAGGAGGCGGCGTTCGCGGGTGACGAGACCGCGTTCGCCGCCTTGGCCGGGCAGTACCGGCGGGAGCTTCACGTGCACTGCTACCGGATGCTCGGGTCGTACGACGAGGCCGAGGACGCCGTGCAGGAGACGCTCCTGCGGGCCTGGCGTGCCCGCGACGCGTACGACGGCCGCACGTACTTCCGGGCCTGGCTCTACAAGATCGCGACGAACATCTGCCTGGACGTCGTACGCCGGCCGACCGCGCGAGACCTGGTGTGGTTGCAGCCGTACCCGGATCGGTTGCTCGACGAAATCGCTCCACAAGCGAATCAGCCCGACGCGGTCGCAGTCGACCGGGAGACGATCGAGCTGACGTTCCTGATCGCGCTCCAGGCCTTGCCTGCTCGACAGCGCGCCGCCCTGATCGCTCGCGACGTACTCGGCTGGTCGGCGGCGGAGACCGCCGGAATGCTGGAGACCAGCGTGGCCGCAGCGAACAGTGCACTCCAACGGGCCCGGGTGACGATGCAGCAGCGACTGCCGGTGCGTCGGACCGACTGGAGTGCGCCGCAGCCGACTGCTCAGGAGCGGGAGGTGCTGGCGCGCTTCATCGACGCGCACCAGCGGTGTGACGCCGCCGCGGCGATCGCGATCGCGGCCGAGGACCTGCGAATCTCGATGCCGCCCGACCGGTTGTCGTTCGATGGCCTGACCGCGTGCCTGCCGCTGTTCGAGCGCGGGCTCGGACCGAACCGGGACGGCGAGTGGAGGCTGGTGCCGACCTCGGCGAACCGGTTGCCTGCGGCAGCGTCGTACCTGCTGCGCCCGGGCGACACCGTGTGGCGGGCGTTCAAGCTGGACGTGCTGCGGGTGCACGACGGGAAGATCGCCGAGATCATGACCTTCGGCTACTCCCGTTTCCCGGCCTTTGGCCTCCCGGACCGCTTGACCCCCTAA
- a CDS encoding glyoxalase superfamily protein, with protein MDWKLELVIVPVSDVDRAKKFYTDQLGFAEDVDHRAGDSFRVVQLTPPGSACSITIGTGLSTATPGSYQGTHLVVTDIGAARAELVDRGVEVSEPFHFGAQGKQDGLHPDRSDYGTFLSFEDPDGNGWTVQEVGRKP; from the coding sequence ATGGACTGGAAACTCGAGCTCGTGATCGTGCCGGTGTCGGACGTGGATCGGGCGAAGAAGTTCTACACCGACCAGCTCGGGTTCGCCGAGGACGTCGACCACCGGGCCGGAGACTCGTTCCGGGTCGTGCAGCTGACGCCGCCGGGGTCGGCGTGCTCGATCACGATCGGCACCGGGCTGAGTACGGCGACGCCGGGCAGCTACCAGGGCACGCACCTGGTGGTGACCGACATCGGGGCGGCACGGGCCGAGCTGGTCGACCGCGGCGTGGAGGTCAGCGAACCGTTCCACTTCGGCGCCCAGGGCAAGCAGGACGGCCTGCACCCCGACCGCTCCGACTACGGCACCTTCCTGTCCTTCGAGGACCCGGACGGCAACGGCTGGACGGTCCAGGAGGTAGGACGCAAGCCGTGA
- a CDS encoding acetylxylan esterase: MFDLSLDKLREYRPEVAAPADLVDFWRRSIEKARTDDLSASFTLIDNKLAVIDTYDVTYAGFGGTPVKGWLHVPAGATGPLPTVVQYHGYSGGRGFPHATTLWAQAGYAHFVMDTRGQGYSAGGLDSTPDDTPYAGLNHTPGFMTAGITDPETYYYRRVYIDAVRALEAARTSPFVDADKIIVTGGSQGGGISIAAAGLAPIAGIELLGCAPDVPFLCHFERALQITDKDPYGEISRYLKGFRQDVDAALRTLSYFDGVNLGRLATAPALFSVALMDATCPPSTVFAAYNHYASDQKDIEVYHYNNHEGGQTYQQLAQLDWFAKIFEKRSSTDR; encoded by the coding sequence ATGTTCGACCTTTCCCTCGACAAGCTCCGCGAGTACCGGCCCGAGGTGGCCGCGCCCGCCGACCTGGTCGACTTCTGGCGCCGCTCGATCGAGAAGGCGCGCACCGACGACCTGTCCGCCTCGTTCACCCTGATCGACAACAAGCTCGCGGTGATCGACACCTACGACGTCACCTACGCCGGCTTCGGCGGTACGCCGGTCAAGGGCTGGCTGCACGTCCCGGCAGGTGCCACCGGCCCGCTGCCGACCGTCGTGCAGTACCACGGGTATTCCGGCGGCAGGGGCTTCCCGCACGCGACCACGCTGTGGGCCCAGGCCGGCTACGCACACTTCGTGATGGACACCCGCGGCCAGGGCTACAGCGCCGGCGGCCTGGACAGCACGCCGGACGACACGCCGTACGCCGGTCTCAACCACACGCCGGGCTTCATGACCGCGGGCATCACCGACCCGGAGACCTACTACTACCGCCGCGTGTACATCGACGCGGTCCGCGCTCTCGAAGCCGCTCGGACGTCGCCGTTCGTGGACGCGGACAAGATCATCGTCACCGGCGGCAGCCAGGGCGGCGGCATCTCGATCGCCGCGGCCGGCCTCGCACCGATCGCCGGGATCGAGCTGCTCGGCTGCGCACCCGACGTACCGTTCCTGTGCCACTTCGAGCGGGCGCTGCAGATCACCGACAAGGACCCGTACGGCGAGATCTCGCGGTACCTGAAGGGGTTCCGGCAGGACGTGGACGCCGCGCTGCGGACGCTGAGCTACTTCGACGGCGTCAACCTGGGCCGGCTGGCCACAGCGCCCGCGCTCTTCTCGGTCGCCCTGATGGACGCCACCTGCCCGCCGTCGACCGTCTTCGCGGCGTACAACCACTACGCGAGCGACCAGAAGGACATCGAGGTCTACCACTACAACAACCACGAGGGCGGCCAGACGTACCAGCAACTGGCCCAACTCGACTGGTTCGCGAAGATCTTCGAGAAGAGGTCATCGACAGACCGATGA
- a CDS encoding PadR family transcriptional regulator, with protein MKLEHILLGVLLMRPSTGYDLKRYMDARGTFLRPNTQMSQVYRCLSSMEDRGWVWHTVEPRPGAQDAKTYRVTDEGITVFMDWLTAPYSPTTIYTRDPGFYGRLAFCGFLQPDQVIELLDREILARQLQIKRYRDRDRTVPEEPELPFDAGLQAFVEERSHELGSQLMDQHVAWCIELREELQSRSSQRRIRAVD; from the coding sequence ATGAAGCTCGAGCACATCCTTCTCGGCGTGCTGCTGATGCGCCCCAGCACCGGGTACGACCTCAAGCGCTACATGGACGCCCGCGGGACGTTCCTGCGCCCCAACACCCAGATGAGCCAGGTCTACCGCTGCCTGTCGTCGATGGAGGATCGCGGCTGGGTCTGGCACACCGTCGAACCCCGGCCGGGTGCCCAGGACGCGAAGACCTATCGGGTCACCGACGAAGGGATCACGGTGTTCATGGACTGGCTCACGGCGCCGTACTCCCCGACCACGATCTACACCCGGGATCCCGGCTTCTACGGGCGCCTCGCGTTCTGCGGGTTCCTCCAGCCCGACCAGGTGATCGAGCTGCTGGATCGGGAGATCCTCGCCCGGCAGCTGCAGATCAAGCGCTACCGGGATCGCGACCGCACCGTCCCCGAGGAGCCGGAGCTGCCGTTCGACGCAGGCCTCCAGGCCTTCGTCGAGGAGCGGTCGCACGAGCTCGGTTCGCAGCTGATGGACCAGCACGTCGCCTGGTGCATCGAGCTCCGCGAAGAGCTGCAGAGCCGCAGCTCCCAGCGCCGCATCCGCGCGGTCGACTGA